Proteins encoded together in one Lathyrus oleraceus cultivar Zhongwan6 chromosome 5, CAAS_Psat_ZW6_1.0, whole genome shotgun sequence window:
- the LOC127088120 gene encoding filament-like plant protein 4, translating into MERRWPWKKKSSDKVVNEKSGGFVDSEDASNQDNNKKSNYVQISVESYSHLSDLEDQVKSYEEKVKTYDKQVQTYEEKVQTLEDEIKEMNEKLSVANTEINTKESMVKQHAKVAEEAVSGWEKAEAEALALKDHLESVTLSKLTVEDRASHLDGALKECMRQIRNLKEEHEQKIQEVALSKTKQLDKIKGELEANITSFEQKLRRSAAENGALSRSLQERSNMLIQISEEKARAEAEVEQLKSNVESCEREINSLKYELHVSSKELEIRNEEKNMSMRSADAANKQHMEGVKKIAKLEAECQRLRGLVRKKLPGPAALAQMKLEVENLGRDYGESRIRKSPVKPATPNPSPLPEFSLENVQNFQKENEFLTERLFAMEEETKMLKEALAKRNSELQASRSMCAKTLSKLQSLEAQLPTSNQQNGSPKSIMHVTHESIYSQNASIAPSLVSVSEDGNDDAGSCAESWNTTIASGPSPQVSKKCTEESSKSEAIQKLELMDDFLEVEKLARLQIDSNIDTTVSLSSNNKATDGVVNDISQVSTGKVGLSETNGDSNSLPNQVSSSASMSAPDPQSDVVSLLTNLRSRILLVFESDTKNADIGKIVEDIKHVLDDSHDTAPSEATCDRQNNLEDAGLNLENETISTLQPKEYAQITSDLEAAISHIHDFVLLLGKEAIPFHDVSSNGNEMSKKIEEFSVTFSKVLCSNARMSQFVLDLSYVLAKASELRFSVLGYKGTEAETNSLDCIDKIALPENKLVQENSSGERYQNGCSRVLNPEVPDDGNLVSGYNANVASQKLSSEEFEELKLEKEKVTTDLSICAENLEVTKSQLLETEQLLAEVKSQLASAQRSNSLAETQLKCMTESYESLETRAQEFEAELNRLKSTIETLENELQDEKKAHEAALAKSKEFEEQLLRIESLTAENDNKSSKERDLAAAAEKLAECQETIFLLGKQLNAIHPQSPKFEGFNPMNQTATTSPNSQEVVQLEMDSATSSFVQRPSSDSPLHFSNGLFVPSDNDSNVPVPVQARSPTPLPKSKPKHRPSKSASSTGSVTTPEKHGRGFSRFFSSKGKPGY; encoded by the exons ATGGAGCGACGTTGGCCGTGGAAGAAGAAGTCGTCTGATAAGGTCGTGAATGAGAAATCAGGTGGTTTCGTAGATTCCGAGGATGCTTCCAATCAG GATAACAACAAGAAATCGAATTATGTTCAAATCTCTGTGGAATCGTATTCGCATCTGTCTGATTTGGAGGATCAAGTGAAGTCGTATGAGGAAAAAGTGAAGACGTATGACAAACAAGTTCAGACGTATGAGGAAAAGGTTCAGACACTGGAAGATGAGATCAAGGAAATGAATGAAAAGCTTTCGGTAGCAAACACTGAGATCAATACTAAGGAAAGCATGGTAAAACAACATGCTAAAGTAGCCGAAGAAGCTGTTTCAG GATGGGAAAAGGCTGAAGCGGAGGCTTTGGCGTTGAAAGATCATCTGGAATCTGTCACTCTTTCGAAACTCACTGTTGAGGACCGTGCGTCACATTTAGATGGTGCTCTTAAAGAGTGTATGCGACAGATACGTAACCTTAAGGAAGAACATGAACAGAAAATACAGGAAGTTGCTCTGTCGAAAACGAAGCAGTTGGACAAGATTAAGGGAGAGCTAGAGGCTAATATAACTAGTTTTGAACAGAAACTCCGGAGGTCTGCTGCGGAAAATGGAGCGTTGTCGAGGTCCTTGCAGGAGCGGTCTAACATGCTAATCCAAATAAGCGAAGAAAAAGCTCGTGCCGAAGCTGAAGTTGAGCAGCTTAAGAGCAACGTAGAATCATGTGAAAGAGAAATTAATTCACTTAAATATGAACTTCATGTTTCTTCCAAAGAGCTTGAAATTCGGAATGAAGAAAAAAACATGAGTATGAGGTCTGCAGATGCGGCTAACAAGCAGCATATGGAGGGTGTAAAGAAAATTGCTAAGTTGGAAGCTGAGTGCCAAAGACTACGCGGACTAGTTCGGAAAAAGTTACCTGGTCCGGCCGCACTTGCACAAATGAAGCTAGAAGTTGAAAATCTTGGTCGAGATTATGGAGAAAGTCGAATTAGGAAATCACCTGTGAAGCCTGCTACCCCTAATCCTTCCCCACTACCTGAATTCTCCCTAGAGAATGTACAGAATTTCCAGAAGGAGAATGAATTTCTTACCGAGCGTTTATTTGCGATGGAAGAAGAAACAAAGATGCTGAAAGAAGCTTTGGCTAAACGGAACAGCGAATTGCAGGCCTCAAGGAGTATGTGTGCTAAAACACTGAGCAAACTTCAAAGTTTGGAAGCACAACTTCCGACAAGTAACCAGCAGAATGGATCTCCGAAATCCATCATGCATGTAACCCATGAAAGCATTTATAGTCAAAATGCAAGCATTGCACCAAGCTTGGTTTCCGTGTCTGAAGATGGGAATGATGATGCAGGAAGTTGTGCCGAGTCTTGGAATACAACAATAGCATCCGGGCCGTCCCCCCAAGTTTCTAAAAAGTGTACCGAGGAATCAAGCAAATCCGAAGCCATTCAAAAGTTGGAACTAATGGACGACTTTCTGGAGGTGGAGAAGTTAGCTCGTCTGCAAATTGATTCCAACATAGACACCACAGTTTCATTATCTTCAAACAATAAGGCAACTGATGGTGTGGTCAATGATATATCACAAGTCAGTACTGGTAAAGTTGGCCTGTCTGAAACAAACGGCGATTCAAATTCGTTGCCAAATCAAGTGTCTTCCAGTGCTTCAATGTCAGCACCTGATCCCCAATCTGATGTTGTTAGCTTATTAACAAATCTTAGATCAAGAATATTACTAGTTTTTGAGTCCGATACTAAGAATGCTGATATAGGAAAGATCGTTGAGGATATTAAACACGTTCTTGATGATTCGCATGACACTGCCCCTTCTGAAGCCACATGTGATCGGCAGAATAATCTTGAAGATGCTGGCTTAAACCTTGAAAATGAAACAATTTCAACCCTGCAGCCCAAAGAATATGCGCAGATAACTTCAGATTTAGAAGCTGCAATTTCTCATATCCATGACTTTGTATTGTTACTTGGCAAAGAAGCAATCCCATTTCATGATGTATCTTctaatggaaatgaaatgagcAAAAAGATTGAGGAGTTTTCTGTCACCTTTAGTAAAGTTTTATGCAGCAATGCAAGAATGTCACAGTTTGTTCTTGACCTGTCTTACGTTTTGGCTAAAGCCAGTGAACTCAGATTTAGTGTCCTTGGCTACAAGGGTACAGAAGCCGAAACTAACAGTCTCGATTGCATAGATAAGATTGCGTTGCCTGAAAATAAGTTAGTTCAAGAAAATTCATCCGGAGAAAGGTATCAAAATGGTTGCTCTCGTGTTCTTAACCCCGAGGTTCCTGATGATGGAAATTTGGTTTCGGGCTATAATGCGAATGTGGCATCACAAAAACTGTCATCCGAGGAATTTGAAGAATTGAAACTCGAGAAAGAGAAAGTAACAACAGATCTATCAATATGTGCTGAGAATCTTGAAGTGACCAAGTCTCAATTGCTAGAAACTGAGCAACTTCTAGCAGAAGTCAAATCACAACTAGCTTCTGCTCAAAGATCAAATAGCTTAGCTGAGACGCAGCTGAAGTGTATGACAGAGTCGTACGAATCACTTGAAACACGTGCCCAGGAGTTCGAAGCTGAACTAAACCGTTTGAAAAGTACGATAGAAACTCTGGAGAATGAGCTTCAAGATGAAAAGAAGGCTCACGAAGCTGCTTTGGCGAAGAGCAAGGAGTTCGAGGAGCAGTTACTAAG GATCGAGAGCTTAACAGCTGAAAATGACAACAAGTCTTCAAAG GAGAGAGATTTGGCAGCCGCGGCCGAAAAGCTAGCGGAGTGTCAAGAAACCATATTCCTTCTGGGAAAGCAGTTAAATGCTATCCATCCTCAAAGTCCAAAGTTTGAAGGCTTCAACCCAATGAATCAAACTGCTACTACTAGCCCAAATTCTCAAGAAGTAGTTCAGTTGGAGATGGACAGTGCCACTTCTTCTTTTGTGCAAAGACCGAGTTCAGATTCTCCCTTGCATTTTTCCAATGGTTTATTTGTTCCATCAGATAATGATTCAAACGTACCGGTACCGGTACAGGCCAGATCCCCGACACCACTTCCGAAATCAAAACCAAAACACAGACCTTCGAAATCAGCCTCTTCAACTGGTTCGGTCACTACGCCGGAGAAACATGGGCGGGGATTTAGTAGATTCTTTTCATCAAAAGGGAAGCCTGGTTATTGA